A DNA window from Brassica napus cultivar Da-Ae chromosome A4, Da-Ae, whole genome shotgun sequence contains the following coding sequences:
- the LOC106445895 gene encoding tryptophan synthase beta chain 2, with protein MAAQLLLPPNPFTKSASAKLFFTGDDSTLKRKSKHPTRVSNGFSLRANAALRSNHSSSVEIPSRWYNIVADLSVKPPPPLHPKTYEPIKPEDLAHLFPNEIIKQEATLERFIDIPEEVLEIYKLWRPTPLIRAKRLEKLLQTPARIYFKYEGGSPAGSHKPNSAVPQAYYNAKEGVKNLVTETGAGQWGSSLAFASSLFGLNCEVWQVANSYHQKPYRRLMMQTWGAKVHPSPSDLTEAGRRILQVDPSSPGSLGIAISEAVEVAARNEDTKYCLGSVLNHVLLHQTVIGEECIKQMEAFGETPDVIIGCTGGGSNFAGLSFPYIREKLKGKINPVIRAVEPSACPSLTKGVYAYDFGDTAGLTPLMKMHTLGHDFIPDPIHSGGLRYHGMAPLISHVYEQGFMEAISIPQTECFQGAIQFARTEGIIPAPEPTHAIAATIREALRCKETGEAKVILMAMCGHGHFDLSSYDKYLRGELIDLSFSEERIRESLSKVPHVV; from the exons ATGGCCGCTCAATTGCTTCTGCCTCCAAACCCATTCACCAAGTCAGCCTCAGCTAAACTTTTCTTCACAG gTGATGACTCAACTCTGAAAAGAAAGTCAAAACACCCAACAAGAGTTTCAAATGGATTTAGCTTAAGAGCAAACGCAGCTTTGAGATCTAACCATAGCTCATCTGTTGAAATTCCAAGTCGATGGTACAATATTGTTGCTGATCTCTCTGTTAAGCCTCCTCCACCATTGCACCCCAAGACTTACGAACCCATCAAACCCGAAGATTTAGCTCATCTTTTCCCTAATgagataataaaacaagaagcaACACTAGAGAGGTTTATCGATATTCCTGAGGAAGTTCTTGAAATCTATAAGCTTTGGCGCCCAACTCCTTTAATCAG AGCAAAGAGATTGGAGAAGCTTCTTCAGACACCTGCAAGGATTTACTTCAAGTATGAAGGTGGTAGCCCAGCTGGTTCACACAAACCAAACTCAGCAGTTCCACAAGCTTATTACAATGCTAAAGAAGGTGTCAAGAACCTTGTAACGGAAACCGGTGCTGGCCAATGGGGCAGTTCTTTAGCCTTTGCTTCTAGTCTATTTGGACTTAATTGTGaa GTGTGGCAAGTGGCCAATTCATACCATCAAAAGCCATATCGCAGGCTAATGATGCAAACTTGGGGGGCAAAGGTTCATCCGTCACCATCGGATCTCACTGAAGCAGGTAGAAGAATCCTTCAGGTCGATCCATCAAGCCCGGGAAGTTTAGGCATTGCAATATCAGAAGCTGTTGAAGTGGCAGCAAGAAACGAGGATACAAAATACTGCTTAGGGAGTGTATTGAACCATGTGTTGTTACACCAGACGGTTATTGGAGAAGAATGCATAAAGCAGATGGAAGCTTTTGGCGAAACGCCTGATGTGATCATAGGATGTACTGGTGGAGGATCAAATTTTGCTGGTTTGAGTTTTCCTTATATCCGGGAGAAACTCAAAGGCAAAATCAACCCTGTTATAAGAGCTGTTGAGCCCTCGGCCTGTCCTTCCCTGACCAAAGGAGTTTATGCTTATGATTTTGGCGATACTGCTGGATTGACTCCTTTGATGAAGATGCATACTTTAGGGCATGACTTCATTCCTGATCCTATCCATTCTG GTGGATTACGGTACCATGGGATGGCCCCATTGATCTCACATGTTTATGAACAAGGTTTCATGGAAGCAATCTCAATTCCCCAAACTGAGTGTTTCCAAG GGGCTATTCAGTTCGCGAGAACAGAAGGGATAATACCTGCGCCAGAACCGACTCATGCCATTGCTGCAACCATAAGAGAAGCTCTCCGATGCAAAGAAAcaggagaagcaaaagtgatacTAATGGCGATGTGTGGACATGGCCACTTTGACCTTTCCTCTTACGACAAGTATTTAAGAGGCGAATTGATAGATTTATCATTTAGTGAAGAGAGGATTCGAGAGTCTTTGTCTAAGGTTCCTCATGTTGTTTAG
- the LOC106445894 gene encoding proline-rich receptor-like protein kinase PERK8, translating into MSLVPPLPILTPPPSSNSSTTSSPPPSSSPPTTPLVPPPVTPPPSPPVPSSSPPPPVISSPPPSSSPPPPVVSSPPPAAASSPPPPPVVVASPPPSTPPPAPPQDSSPPPPPESSPSPPAPTTTTTSPPPPPSNTPSPPKPSPSPPSDTRSPPPPPPSDKPSPPPPPGSTSTPPPASHPTDPAALAPPPTPLPLVPREKPTPPASPNANGNNTSSSSPSPSGVGAGGIAAIGVIVGLLLLSLFVLALWLTRKRKRKDPGAFVGYTMPPSGYSSPQGSDAVLFNTNSSAPNNKMRSHSGNDYMYASSDSGMVSNQRSWFSYDELAQVTNGFSQKNLLGEGGFGCVYKGVLSDGREIAVKQLKIGGSQGEREFKAEVEIISRVHHRHLVTLVGYCISEQHRLLVYDYVPNNTLHFHLHAPGRPVMTWETRVKVAAGAARGIAYLHEDCHPRIIHRDIKSSNILLDNSFEALVADFGLAKIAQELDLNTHVSTRVMGTFGYMAPEYATSGKLSEKADVYSYGVILLELITGRKPVDTSQPLGDESLVEWAKPLLSQAIENEEFGELVDPRLGVNFVAAEMFRMVEAAAACVRHSAARRPKMSQVVRALDTLEEASDITNGMRPGQSQVYDSRQQSAQIRMFQRMAFGSQDYSSDFFDRSQSHSSWGSRDTRDQSKFVP; encoded by the exons ATGAGTTTGGTTCCTCCTTTGCCGATTCTAACTCCTCCACCCTCCTCAAACTCTTCAACCACATCATCACCTCCTCCCTCATCCTCCCCTCCCACTACTCCCTTAGTTCCACCTCCCGTCACTCCACCTCCTTCTCCGCCTGtaccatcatcatcaccaccaccacctgtTATCTCCTCCCCTCCACcgtcttcttctcctccaccaccagtCGTCTCCTCCCCTCCTcccgccgcagcttcttctcctcctccacctcctGTGGTGGTTGCTTCCCCTCCTCCCTCAACACCACCACCAGCTCCTCCTCAAGATTCCTCTCCCCCTCCGCCTCCCGAATCTTCTCCTTCACCTCCtgcaccaacaacaacaacaacctccCCTCCTCCGCCGCCATCAAACACACCTTCTCCCCCTAAACCATCTCCTTCTCCGCCTTCAGATACAcgttctcctccaccacctccgCCGTCAGACAAACCATCCCCGCCTCCTCCTCCGGGATCCACCTCTACTCCTCCTCCGGCTTCACATCCCACAGATCCGGCTGCTTTAGCTCCTCCTCCAACTCCATTACCTCTTGTTCCAAGAGAGAAACCAACTCCACCAGCTTCCCCCAATGCAAACGGAAACAAcacttcctcctcctctcccTCTCCCAGTGGTGTTGGCGCTGGAGGTATCGCAGCTATTGGAGTGATCGTTGGATTGCTTCTCCTCAGCCTCTTTGTCTTGGCTCTGTGGCTCACTCGTAAACGCAAGCGAAAGGACCCTGGAGCCTTTGTTGGTTACACTATGCCTCCTTCCGGTTACTCCTCCCCTCAAGGCTCCGACGCAGTTCTCTTCAACACCAATTCTTCTGCTCCTAATAATAAGATGAGAAGCCACTCTGGTAACGACTACATGTACGCCTCCTCTGATTCAGGGATGGTCAGCAACCAGAGATCATGGTTTTCCTACGATGAGTTAGCTCAAGTCACCAACGGCTTCTCCCAAAAGAATCTCCTCGGCGAAGGAGGCTTTGGCTGTGTTTACAAAGGCGTTCTTTCCGACGGCAGAGAAATTGCGGTTAAACAGTTGAAGATCGGTGGAAGCCAAGGAGAAAGAGAGTTCAAAGCTGAGGTTGAAATCATCTCCCGTGTTCATCACCGACATTTGGTTACGCTTGTTGGTTATTGCATCTCGGAGCAGCATAGGCTGCTTGTGTATGATTATGTTCCAAACAACACTCTCCATTTCCATCTCCATG CTCCGGGAAGACCGGTTATGACGTGGGAAACTCGGGTTAAGGTTGCTGCTGGTGCAGCTCGTGGAATTGCCTACTTACATGAAGACT GTCATCCCCGGATTATTCACCGTGACATTAAATCTTCAAACATACTCTTAGACAACAGCTTTGAAGCCTTG GTTGCGGATTTCGGGCTAGCTAAAATTGCGCAGGAACTGGATTTGAACACACACGTCTCGACCCGTGTGATGGGAACCTTTGG GTACATGGCTCCTGAGTATGCAACTAGTGGAAAGCTGTCTGAAAAAGCAGATGTTTATTCGTATGGTGTAATACTCTTGGAGCTTATAACTGGTCGGAAACCTGTAGATACGTCTCAGCCACTTGGGGACGAAAGCCTTGTTGAATGG GCAAAGCCCTTGTTGAGTCAAGCAATCGAAAATGAAGAGTTCGGCGAGCTAGTTGATCCGAGGTTAGGGGTCAACTTCGTCGCTGCGGAGATGTTTCGAATGGTAGAAGCTGCGGCTGCATGCGTGCGCCACTCAGCTGCAAGAAGACCAAAGATGAGCCAAGTGGTGAGAGCACTGGACACGCTTGAAGAAGCTTCGGATATTACAAACGGAATGAGACCAGGACAGAGCCAAGTGTACGACTCGAGACAACAATCTGCTCAGATAAGGATGTTTCAGAGAATGGCGTTTGGGAGTCAAGATTATAGTTCTGACTTCTTTGATCGGTCACAGTCACATAGTAGCTGGGGAAGTCGTGACACTCGTGACCAGTCCAAATTTGTACcttag
- the LOC106357476 gene encoding uncharacterized protein LOC106357476, which produces MAESSSSSTIDKKKAKVVVCNCNIEAKVLQAWTVDNPGRRFYTCEGRRVSNGYQTCNFFRWYDVEKPHGWQYTALLGARNVMRQQREEISNLQNQVRELILENVRNGGAVRLENESSGQTPPDSDLNCEACEALRGEILVLNERSMVYRNVLITLAIGFTVVICVFMGILKW; this is translated from the coding sequence ATGGCTGAAAGTTCAAGTTCCTCTACCATTGACAAAAAGAAGGCAAAAGTTGTGGTTTGTAACTGTAACATTGAAGCAAAGGTGCTTCAAGCTTGGACTGTTGACAACCCTGGAAGGAGGTTTTATACCTGCGAAGGGCGTAGAGTTTCTAATGGATACCAAACCTGCAACTTCTTTCGATGGTATGATGTTGAGAAGCCACACGGGTGGCAATATACTGCATTGTTGGGTGCTAGAAATGTTATGCGCCAACAGAGAGAAGAGATTAGTAACCTGCAAAACCAAGTAAGAGAACTTATCCTTGAGAATGTAAGAAATGGCGGAGCAGTTAGGCTTGAGAATGAAAGCAGTGGCCAAACTCCACCTGATTCAGACCTCAACTGTGAAGCATGTGAAGCGCTTAGAGGAGAAATATTGGTTCTAAACGAGAGGAGCATGGTGTATCGTAATGTTCTTATCACGCTGGCAATTGGATTTACTGTGGTCATTTGTGTGTTCATGGGTATCTTGAAGTGGTAG
- the LOC106445893 gene encoding phosphoglycerate mutase-like protein, translating into MDKGIGLYPLHRCKTIHLVRHAQGVHNVAGEKDHSAYSSEDYFDAQVTPLGWQQVDHLRNHVLETQLLNKVELVIVSPLLRTIQTAVGAFGGGEDSNGTDATPLMVANAGSSDRPAISGLNSPPFLAVELCRETMGDHPCDRRRSVTEYKAMFPAIDFSIIESDKDVLWKPSPRETPEEVAARGVEFIKWLWTRKEKEIAIVSHSGFLHGLLSSFGKDCVEDIKKELSIHFKNCELRSMVIVDQGNLGTDSTETTNYSGKVPRGLDHPSD; encoded by the exons ATGGACAAAGGCATAGGTCTTTACCCACTTCATCGTTGCAAAACCATTCACCTG gTGAGACATGCTCAGGGGGTTCATAATGTTGCTGGTGAAAAAGACCATAGTGCTTACTCGTCTGAGGACTATTTTGATGCTCAGGTCACCCCTCTTGGTTGGCAACAG GTGGATCATCTACGGAACCATGTTCTAGAAACTCAACTCTTAAACAAAGTTGAACTTGTCATTGTCTCTCCCTTGCTTAG AACTATACAAACTGCTGTTGGTGCTTTTGGAGGTGGAGAAGATTCTAATGGAACAGATGCAACACCGCTAATGGTGGCCAACGCAGGGAGCAGCGACCGTCCAGCCATTTCAGGCTTAAATAGCCCACCTTTCCTTGCCGTTGAGCTATGCAGAGAAACTATG GGTGATCATCCCTGTGACAGGCGAAGAAGCGTTACAGAGTACAAGGCTATGTTTCCTGCAATCGATTTTTCAATT ATTGAAAGCGACAAGGATGTTTTGTGGAAGCCTAGTCCAAGAGAGACCCCAGAGGAAGTTGCAGCTAGAGGTGTAGAGTTTATTAAGTG GCTATGGACGAGGAAAGAAAAGGAGATTGCAATTGTATCTCACAGTGGCTTCTTGCACGGTCTCTTGAGCTCTTTCGGGAAGGATTGTGTTGAAGACATAAAGAAAGAGTTGTCTATACA CTTCAAGAACTGTGAGCTTCGTTCAATGGTTATCGTGGATCAAGG GAACTTGGGGACTGATTCTACAGAGACCACAAACTATTCTGGCAAGGTTCCTCGAGGACTTGATCATCCAAGCGACTAA